The following proteins are co-located in the Numida meleagris isolate 19003 breed g44 Domestic line chromosome 8, NumMel1.0, whole genome shotgun sequence genome:
- the SOWAHD gene encoding ankyrin repeat domain-containing protein SOWAHD, which translates to MAQLEWAESWAEQGAAGVAQRAVCPKVTQPSRAAGRLCSGRGSSWRKELRERLLQSSSLSCSRHFAAMRMAPGGSGLLAGQQEQERSPRVLSFILHREWLLAAAGGDAGNILRLLDQDPSLVNAADPVTGFTVLHWLAKHGQQKTFIEVISRAREKGCPVNVNVRTAKGGFTPLNLAAQQGHASLIEVLVKEYKADSSLRDYSGRKAWQYLRAGTSRELMELAGAFAVNSTQPGTHSCNSEGKDHQDVVTEGRAPRPWRLLSVPRLIRRAFPFFRRC; encoded by the coding sequence ATGGCCCAGCTGGAGTGGGCAGAGAGCTGGGCGGAGCAAGGAGCAGCTggtgttgcccagagagctgtctGCCCCAAGGtcacccagcccagcagggctgcGGGCAGGCTCTGCAGTGGCCgtggcagcagctggaggaaggagctgagggaaaggctcctgcagagcagcagcctcagctgctccaggcACTTTGCTGCCATGCGGATGGCACCCGGTGGCAGCGGCCTCCTGGCAGGGCAGCAAGAGCAGGAGCGGAGCCCCAGGGTGCTGTCGTTCATCCTGCACCGTGAGTGGCTGCTGGCGGCGGCTGGGGGTGACGCGGGGAACATCCTGAGGCTGCTGGACCAGGACCCCAGCCTGGTGAACGCGGCAGACCCTGTGACGGGATTCACCGTCCTGCACTGGCTGGCCAAGCACGGCCAGCAGAAGACCTTCATCGAGGTCATCTCCCGCGCCCGGGAGAAGGGCTGTCCCGTCAACGTGAACGTCCGCACGGCCAAGGGTGGGTTCACCCCGCTGAACCTGGCTGCCCAGCAGGGACACGCGTCGCTCATTGAGGTGCTGGTGAAGGAATACAAGGCGGATAGCAGCCTCAGGGATTACAGCGGGCGCAAGGCCTGGCAGTACCTGCGGGCAGGCACCTCCCGGGAGCTGATGGAGCTGGCGGGGGCCTTCGCGGTGAATTCGACCCAGCCTGGCACTCACAGCTGCAACTCTGAGGGAAAGGACCACCAGGATGTCGTGACTGAGGGAAGAGCCCCGCGCCCCTGGCGACTGTTGTCTGTCCCCAGGCTCATCAGAAGAGCGTTTCCCTTCTTCCGTAGATGCTGA